One window of Cohnella hashimotonis genomic DNA carries:
- a CDS encoding helix-turn-helix transcriptional regulator, translating to MPTRFLAHREPEILPFRLYTTGYQEQSHLMRHEGFSASQVLLTRAGRGVVRQLGDAFRPVDAGQVLFIRSGVPHEYYPVSEEPWEVRFVSFAGTMADQLLDVIGFGEMALMRAETGPLWAIMDCIWDAAGNKDEWAASRATYELLLELLRQTSHDRAESEQACGPKQAQDAVVDLSVAFLNEHYPEPILLSQMAQSLGYSQQHLNRLFRSRYGITPQRYLRQLRMQRAVFLLGKHPGMTIKEVARLVGLDAGHFIRTFRMEFGSPPGKLRAEMKV from the coding sequence TTGCCGACGCGTTTTTTGGCTCATCGCGAGCCGGAGATTCTTCCTTTTCGGCTGTACACGACCGGGTATCAGGAGCAGTCTCATCTGATGAGGCATGAAGGCTTCTCCGCCTCGCAAGTGCTGCTGACGAGAGCGGGACGGGGAGTTGTTCGGCAGCTCGGAGACGCCTTCCGCCCCGTCGATGCCGGTCAGGTTCTGTTCATCCGGTCCGGCGTGCCGCACGAATATTACCCGGTGTCGGAGGAGCCTTGGGAAGTGCGGTTCGTGTCGTTCGCCGGCACGATGGCGGATCAGCTGCTGGATGTCATCGGATTCGGAGAGATGGCGCTGATGCGGGCGGAAACGGGACCGTTGTGGGCAATAATGGACTGCATTTGGGACGCGGCCGGAAACAAGGATGAATGGGCGGCTTCTCGCGCAACGTACGAGCTGCTGCTGGAGCTGCTTCGGCAGACTTCCCACGACCGGGCAGAGAGCGAACAGGCCTGTGGGCCTAAGCAGGCGCAGGATGCCGTCGTCGATTTGTCCGTCGCTTTCTTGAACGAGCATTATCCCGAGCCGATTCTGCTGTCGCAGATGGCGCAATCGCTCGGGTATTCGCAGCAGCACCTGAACCGCTTGTTCCGGAGCAGATACGGTATTACGCCGCAGCGGTATTTGAGGCAGCTCCGGATGCAGCGGGCGGTATTCCTGTTGGGCAAGCATCCCGGGATGACGATCAAGGAAGTCGCGAGACTGGTCGGGCTGGACGCGGGACATTTTATTCGGACGTTCCGGATGGAGTTCGGCTCGCCCCCGGGCAAGCTGCGAGCCGAGATGAAAGTGTAG
- a CDS encoding sensor histidine kinase, whose amino-acid sequence MSTIGSVLQRPTVTSSLKSRLFLVLLLSSLLPLLLIGSVTYYSMFLNLQNKIQKSIEATLAQVCQGIEYTLNNLDYTSRQLAFADGQVGSDLQLLFSSRSTSEKFNLTRELENNLLLLNFTNPNIGMTFYYLADTGKPMFENLEVNPDIRLENLPALSRSRGITFHGPHKSVYRYGQNTVFSIMRKVENLDHMYVYIETNYQLFEQLLNKQQYQMDVAYLLVDQDGKIVYSDRDQEALVGSAYLPESDAAGKGLAALKGYYRFEQDSGEGWKLVVAVRKSDFSHEIKQWFRQALLIVALCLSASLLLAWLIWKMVYRPIQVLGREIRAFDASAPDERITKMNVREFDHLLYHFRMMRIRIRELLLEVEQKEKRKREIEVEKLYVQINPHFLHNTLNTIQWLAKANGQTEIDRFVAVFSRVLHYNLGKEGGIVRMENELEALQHYIDLQRTRYNYQFEVRVDVDPATYKVPIPRFILQPLVENALYHGLGDEGGMIAVTVRMEEDDHASIAVTDDGVGMSPADLERLMGEGTERKVGIGIGLQFVNKTMQFYYGEAYRLHIASEPGKGTSMRLRFPVRATNGLE is encoded by the coding sequence ATGAGTACGATAGGTTCGGTCCTCCAACGGCCGACGGTAACATCCTCCTTGAAATCCCGGCTTTTCCTCGTGCTGCTGCTCAGCTCGCTCCTTCCGTTGCTGCTGATCGGTTCGGTCACCTACTATTCGATGTTCTTGAACTTGCAGAACAAGATTCAAAAAAGCATCGAAGCGACGCTCGCGCAAGTATGCCAGGGGATTGAATATACGTTGAACAACCTCGATTACACCTCGCGGCAGCTCGCTTTTGCAGACGGGCAGGTCGGCAGCGATTTGCAGCTGCTGTTTTCATCCCGAAGCACCTCGGAGAAGTTTAACCTGACCCGCGAGTTGGAGAATAATTTGCTGCTGCTGAACTTCACCAACCCGAATATCGGGATGACCTTTTATTATTTGGCGGACACCGGTAAGCCGATGTTCGAAAACCTCGAAGTAAATCCGGACATCCGCTTGGAGAATCTGCCGGCGCTCTCCCGTTCGCGAGGCATTACTTTTCACGGGCCGCATAAGTCGGTGTACCGTTACGGACAAAATACGGTGTTCTCGATCATGCGCAAGGTTGAAAACCTGGATCATATGTACGTGTACATAGAAACCAACTATCAATTGTTCGAGCAGCTGCTGAACAAGCAGCAATATCAGATGGATGTCGCGTATTTGTTAGTCGATCAGGACGGAAAGATCGTCTATAGCGACCGCGACCAGGAGGCTCTCGTCGGATCGGCGTATTTGCCGGAGTCGGACGCCGCGGGGAAGGGGCTTGCCGCCCTGAAGGGATATTACCGGTTCGAGCAAGACAGCGGCGAAGGCTGGAAACTGGTCGTGGCCGTCCGCAAAAGCGACTTCAGCCACGAAATCAAGCAATGGTTCAGGCAAGCCCTGCTCATTGTAGCGCTTTGTCTCTCTGCCAGTCTCCTGTTGGCGTGGCTGATCTGGAAAATGGTTTATCGCCCGATCCAGGTGCTCGGCCGTGAAATCCGGGCCTTCGATGCAAGCGCTCCCGACGAACGAATCACGAAAATGAACGTTCGGGAGTTCGACCACCTGCTCTATCATTTCCGGATGATGCGCATCCGCATCCGGGAGCTCCTGCTTGAAGTCGAACAGAAAGAAAAGCGTAAACGCGAGATTGAAGTGGAGAAGCTGTACGTGCAAATCAATCCCCATTTTCTGCATAATACGCTAAATACGATTCAGTGGTTGGCCAAGGCTAACGGCCAGACGGAAATCGACAGATTCGTGGCCGTCTTCTCGCGGGTGCTGCATTACAATCTCGGCAAAGAGGGGGGAATTGTCCGCATGGAGAATGAACTGGAGGCGCTCCAGCATTATATCGATTTGCAGCGTACACGCTACAACTATCAGTTCGAAGTGCGGGTCGACGTCGATCCGGCGACGTATAAAGTGCCGATTCCGCGGTTTATTCTGCAGCCTCTCGTTGAAAATGCGCTTTATCACGGTTTGGGCGACGAAGGCGGCATGATCGCCGTGACCGTCCGAATGGAAGAGGACGATCATGCCTCCATTGCCGTGACGGATGACGGTGTCGGCATGTCGCCCGCGGATCTGGAGCGCTTAATGGGAGAGGGAACCGAGCGCAAGGTCGGGATCGGCATTGGCCTGCAGTTCGTCAATAAGACGATGCAGTTTTATTATGGCGAGGCTTATCGTCTGCATATCGCCAGCGAACCCGGCAAAGGCACCAGCATGCGGCTGCGATTTCCCGTGAGAGCGACCAACGGCTTGGAATAG
- a CDS encoding response regulator transcription factor, whose protein sequence is MIRTLIVEDEALVREQMIRTLPWEANRIQIVGGVGSGRKALDFIGEHKIDLLITDLDMPHMSGIELMKSVRANHPQIQMVVLTCYQDFNYIQEAMRIGAIDYIVKTQLDMETVEDVLRRIGDRIAFEQGSRVAGMRSALPSVSGDGGLLLTASATEANVIDLYALDWIVPDRLMDVDQGSWFYACAPGEDRQANVDLFLAEPRLQQWAVTQVNGLGNIAAHELRSLLKNYIGYQLFYRYKRRDRVYEVDLSLPPSTESGDHDAQALQKEWLALTWLHDDRLFEELLQRTGREKPTPASLGHMFYSIFVEWTKMLDTGFQTASLIGQFERLRFWEDWTAWLEQTRAHIRQRLRKRIYSDEMVQSVMKAVEMMNDNIGADIKQDDIARRVNVSRSYFSQMFKNVVGRPFGDYVRLLRVNRAQSMLLQSNAPIYIVAKTCGFEDEKYFSKMFRDHIGLLPTEYRSLYQTKSDLCQTKT, encoded by the coding sequence ATGATAAGGACATTGATCGTAGAAGATGAAGCCCTCGTCCGGGAACAAATGATCCGGACCTTGCCGTGGGAAGCCAACCGGATTCAAATCGTGGGAGGCGTCGGCAGCGGCAGGAAGGCGTTGGATTTTATCGGCGAGCACAAGATCGACCTCCTGATTACGGATTTGGACATGCCGCATATGTCCGGCATCGAATTGATGAAGTCCGTTCGAGCCAATCACCCGCAAATCCAGATGGTCGTTCTCACCTGTTATCAGGACTTCAACTACATCCAGGAAGCGATGCGGATTGGCGCCATCGACTATATCGTGAAGACCCAGCTGGATATGGAGACGGTCGAGGACGTCTTGCGGCGAATCGGCGACCGCATCGCGTTCGAACAAGGAAGCCGAGTGGCGGGAATGAGAAGCGCTCTGCCATCCGTTTCCGGCGATGGCGGCCTGCTGCTGACCGCTTCAGCAACCGAAGCGAACGTGATCGATCTCTACGCGCTGGACTGGATCGTGCCGGACCGCTTGATGGATGTCGATCAAGGGAGCTGGTTTTACGCTTGCGCACCGGGAGAGGACCGACAGGCCAACGTCGATCTGTTTCTGGCGGAGCCCCGACTGCAGCAATGGGCCGTTACCCAAGTGAATGGGCTTGGAAATATTGCCGCGCACGAGCTTCGCAGCCTGCTGAAGAACTATATCGGGTACCAGCTCTTTTACCGCTACAAGCGGAGGGACCGGGTGTATGAAGTCGATCTGTCCTTGCCTCCGAGTACCGAGAGCGGGGATCATGACGCGCAGGCACTGCAGAAGGAATGGTTGGCGTTGACCTGGCTTCACGACGACCGTTTATTCGAGGAGCTGTTGCAGCGAACCGGACGCGAGAAGCCTACGCCGGCATCGCTCGGCCATATGTTTTATTCGATCTTTGTGGAATGGACCAAAATGCTCGATACCGGCTTTCAAACGGCATCGTTAATCGGGCAATTCGAACGCCTGAGATTTTGGGAAGATTGGACCGCCTGGCTGGAGCAGACCAGAGCGCACATTCGGCAGCGATTGAGGAAGCGGATTTATTCCGACGAAATGGTGCAAAGCGTGATGAAAGCAGTGGAGATGATGAATGACAATATCGGCGCGGATATCAAGCAGGACGATATCGCCAGACGCGTCAACGTCAGCCGGAGTTATTTCAGCCAGATGTTTAAAAATGTGGTCGGAAGACCGTTCGGCGATTATGTGCGTTTGCTTCGGGTAAATCGAGCGCAATCGATGCTGCTCCAATCGAATGCCCCGATTTACATCGTGGCGAAGACATGCGGATTTGAAGACGAGAAATACTTCAGCAAAATGTTTCGCGACCATATCGGCTTGCTGCCGACCGAATATCGCAGTCTCTATCAAACCAAAAGCGATCTGTGCCAAACGAAAACCTGA